The Plasmodium vinckei vinckei genome assembly, chromosome: PVVCY_09 genome includes the window GAGCTTTTCTTAACATATGCATACGTCTAATTTTCTTGTTTGTTCatccatttttaattaaattaactatataattaaattattattttttttattatgtttttacaatatattatttgatttattttccaACTTTTAATTACCCATAAATTTGAGGGTAACTTCCTTGcacataatatttaaagcATAAACAATTAATATGCACATGCCTCCATtgcaaataattttctacCATCAAAAgtgaattatttaaaaacaaattataatttcgAATTAAGTTAACACAcatttgaataaaaattctaTTGACAATTTTACagcttttcttttttttgttcatatgcattatgaatatataaaaattgtgtaaactattatttctatataatagagtgcttatatattgttttcaCTTCATAACAGCTATAGATGGTAGAATAGCGGAACATAATATCTTTTAATTGTAGAAAAAATGTAGCTATAATACCAAAACTAATTGTGTACATtcacataaataaataataatattttttatatagaaatataaattgtataaataaatagtatatatatggaataAGGAGTATacttataattttgaaatgTGCATGTTTGTATGTAAACAAaccaataaaaaaataacataataaagtttaaatatattaagatgtgtttgaaaataaaataaacaggtgattataaaaaatgaaagcgATATAGCATTAGTTACAATGttacaaatttataaaaatgatattttatactCAAATGCatccatattttcattatttaaaagatcAATTTTTGTAAGTAAATGGAACCTAGCTCCAAAAACAAAGCATGGAAAAAAGGGCCAAGATAAAAAGGCCACTGAAACAGATTCGACTGAAAATAAAGAGAaagtacatatttttaatatttataatactGTTGATAAAGACCATGACATATTACCAGATGATGCATACCCCAAATGGCTATGGAGTCTTGAAAAACCATTGAAAAGTTATGGTGAACTCGCATTGATGTTTTTATATGGAAAGGtaattatgaaatattacaaaGTTATTAAAAAACGATGCCAAAGATAAAGTAAAAAAGTCATATAATACCATTATTAATGATTATGCTCCCATGCTCCTTTTGGCTATCACATTTATATGGAGATACGGGCAGCATATCATGTAGTATACCAAATTATCGTATTACATATGAGCATAATTCATAtacttttatatacattttcctttttattgATTTTTAGAACGTTGAAAATGCTACGGCACAAGACTACCACCGCTTTCGTAGATTacataacaaaaatataatcaaGTTGAATAACATGAGATTGAAAAAATCCAAGAGATCAACTGTTAAACCAATTTTTTGGGACCTTTGAATTTGAGAAGGATACAAGAAAGCATATATACTCATATATATGAAGTATTAATAACACACGGTAAAAGTTgaaaagtttttttttattaaacgattataaaataattttttcaaaattttcaacCCATGtattctttttaatttgcaCATATTTGTATTCCCCCTTTATgatgtattttatatgtattactattaagtaatgatatatatatacacattaaTATGCGTATTTTTATGTGTGTACTAGTTAAAAGGGCAGTTTCTTCCTTGCCGTtcagaatttttttttattatatatagccAAAAATACTTTATACTTTGGCTGTTTTTACCATTTATAAGCGTTTCAAATTAACAATTAATTCAATggataatattatttgtatccacttttttattattataaatatggtaACAAATCTTAtgtattcatatattagtgtatgaaaattaaaaatataatgacaACTTTGGCAAGTGCATATTATATCTCCGTTTTAAAATttagcaaaaaaaatcctgtttatattttttaataaactttataatgaattattgttattaaaaaaatgaaaaaaaatatataaatttaaaggAAATAAGAAACTCccttaaatttatttagtaATACCCTAGGGAAATATGCATAAgcatatacaatttttgggagaataattaaaaatttaatgtaATAAGTGTCCTTTTTGTCAAATTAATAGGGGTAATTAGGGAACTCGAGACATAGGTATATACTAATGGCACAACGAAATGTTTAAAGtaaaaactaaaaaaaagaaggcATTTCAcccacatatatatacataatgaGATTATATGTGCATATGTACATGCCAATAACCATATGATTTTCGAGGTTTCACTAAAATTGAACAAGTGGGAAAGATCGACcatttttgataattttttttttaaagttgttacaaaaaataacagATAGGAAATGAAATCAACtaacaaaagaaaaacaagTAAACCCGAAAATAAACATCATACCAAGAAAAATAAGataaatgaacaaaatatagatCTTTCAAATGATAATTGTGAAGTTATTGACTTGCTAGAAGATCTTCCGAtaccaaaaaataaaaaaaaattgaaatcAAAAGAAAACTCACCTCAAAAAGTACAGTcggacaaaaaaaataaaaagcatCACAATGATAAGAAAGAGACAAATAAACATGAAACAAccaaaaaaacaaaaaaacataagaaaaatattaacataaatgataatagtAAAAGTACGTCAAATTGGTTAGAATCAACTATTTTACAATCATCAAGTGGCAATATTGGGACAGAAAATAATGAGCGTTTGAAAAAACTCAAAAAAGGTGCAATAATTGAAATAACATTATTTAACTGGATGGTTTTTAGTGGCcctataaaattaaaagctAGTGAAggaattaatttaattgcTGCAGCAAATGCAAGTGGTAAGTCTTCTATTGTTTGTGCATTAGTTTTCGGGTTAGGATATAATTCCAGTGTTTTATCTAGAAATAAAGAAttgataaattttataaaaaaaggagaaaaaaaaagcttTATAGAAatcattttaaaatatgatgaaaCAAGAAATGTGTGTGTAAAAAgaattatgaatataaatgataataaagtCGAATCTATTTGGCtagtaaataatataaaaacaaatttcacaaatattttagatatccaaaaagaatataatttaaatttagaCAACTTAATCACATTTATGCCTCAAGAAAATGTTAGTAAATTTTCAAGACTAAATCCTGAAGAGTTATTTGAATATACACTTTTAGCAATTGATGGTAATCTCTTAAAAACttataaagaattaaatgACATTATAAATACTAAACAAATTGGAGAAAAGACGTTGATTATATATGAGCATGAAATTgttgaagaagaaaaacaaatgattaactt containing:
- a CDS encoding mitochondrial ribosomal protein L37, putative, producing MLQIYKNDILYSNASIFSLFKRSIFVSKWNLAPKTKHGKKGQDKKATETDSTENKEKVHIFNIYNTVDKDHDILPDDAYPKWLWSLEKPLKSYGELALMFLYGKNVENATAQDYHRFRRLHNKNIIKLNNMRLKKSKRSTVKPIFWDL